The DNA window TTACAGATATTTTAGATTCCGCTGGGTTCGTATTGGCTAGGTGGGCGTCGAATTGTATGCTCAACGAACGGCACGTCGCTGAGTCATAAGTTCACTTGGAGTCCAAAAAAGAGTACGTTCAAATTCAACGCCCAGCATCTATACCTCGAAACGATAAAACTCGCCGACGTACCGCATCGTTGGAAGACGGTTTTATCATGCTCTTTAGTACCGATCAATAGACTTCGTATTGCCAGACTGAATCTCGGTGCGGCTCACCTCGAAGTTATGGAGTGATGTGCAGACACTTAATCTTAAAGGGACTATGTGGTTACTATGTGTTTAGCTTAGCCCATTTATCAGCAACGAAACTTTCGGGATCAATACTTTAACACTGGTGCGAGTGAGCTGTCGACTAGCGCACGCGCATCCAAAACCcagtgcacagagaaaaaaaactgaaaaataccctttttatattgtctcctcaattttcatatataaatttgttcGTTTCAAAATGATACGAATTTATATCAATATGATACAAAATCATATCAAATACTAATGTTAAAATGAATCCGTATCATAATGATATGAATACTTAGCAAAGTGATATGATTTCAAATAACAAACGTAACATCAAAAAGTCTTAGTAAAAATGGTATGACCTTTTGGGTATATCTGGtatacaaattaaacaaaaaataaattaaacaatttttaaaaaatttttttaagtcatAATAATTCCTGGTTGATTAGTAATCATAAAGATATCCTTAACCATTCCAAAGATATTGTATAATAATTGAGcaactttttcgaaaaagtGCCAAATTTGCCATATTGTGACCCCTATAACTCTGGTAAAACtcaaaatttcgaaaaattgttcaactaAAGATATTGTTTTGTCGTTGTGaactgaaaattaaattaaattaaattaaattaaaatcggaccTTCGGTGCCACTCCTGCACGCTTCGCATATTTTGGCTCATAGAGCATTAGATTTTCTCTAAAAATTCAGGGCAACGCACAGTGAATAagttaagttttgttttttatttaatgggaAATACTTTGCAAATCTCAAAAAAGcctttaaataagattttaattgcaTCTCTGACCGGCTGCTAGCTTGGGAAGTTTACCTATTTTTAGCACGTGTTCTTGCAAAGAGTTGAGGCTGTTTGTGATTCGTctttaaacataaaataaagggataaatttcaatttatttataataataacttttgcTTCCTTTAAAATAAGGTATatactaaatataaattttatgttCGTGACCTGTCTTTAAAGTCTacgtaaaaaatatgtttattgaaaGTTGCTTTTGCAAGAATTTCTTTTGAGCAGTTTACCAACTTTATTGGACTATAACTAACATTATTCAATCGTTTTAAAGCTAATTGTAGTATTTGTGTGAAGTGTCAGTCCCTGTGGTGtgaaaatgtacaaaatgaAGTAGCGCTTGCTTTAACAGAAGTGGCTCCATCGGCGGGTCATGGTGGCACAGGGGAGGCGCCATCTAACATTCGGGCCAGAAAATATTCTGTGGCAGTTTTTGTATTAAGTGAGAGTAACAAAGGCAAGTGTCAGGCTTTCTTGGAACAAGTTTTTCACCTCATACTCCGGTGTATAGGTTACCGCATAAATTGTGGCACCAGAGTCGGTCTTTTCCGTTGGTGAGGTGAACGTTTTCCTCAAAGTGTGCAAAGTGCAAAGTTTAGCGCGAGTGACTAAGGACCACTTGTTATACGTTTGGCGTTAccggaaaaaaaggaaatatagCCAGGAAGTTAGCTGCGGATCAGGGTGAGTTAAAGAGATCGGAATATTCGGGCTCCAGAGAGTGACGTAAAGCGTATTCGGCAGACCACTGACCCTAATCGGAGTCTATCAAGCTGCCGGAAAGATTGGGTCGAGAAAAAGAGGAAAATCTCCGCTTAGGGTCCCGGCAGCAGCGTTTGCCTTCGGGCGACGCACAAATCCATTGCGTTTGGTTAAGTTCTAAATCAAGAGCTTTTGCTTGGTTCTTAGTTTGAGCAAGAGCGAGAGAGCAATCGACGTCGGTCCGTTGGGGAGCCGTACAATCCGTACGGCGGAGTTTTTGCCATGGAAGCTTAAGTTTGCCGTGAAAATGcctaaaaattgaaataagactttgaaaagaaaagaaaaggggGAATCGGAAAAGTTAATCCTCCATCAGTTTTTGTGACCTCGCCCGGTAAAATATGTTGGTAAAAAATTTTTGGAACGGATAATACAagacacttttattttcttcgaaCTATAAACCATTCGAGGTCTTCGTCAAAAAAGGACTGAAGATCCAATCTTAAATCTAATCCAAAGAAGATCGGCCAGAAGCTTCTCTGGAGCTTCAAGaagtttctttttgtttaaaataaaagttcatGATGAAAATGTCGCATTctattgtgaaattcaattatgctgaaCAACGCAGTTTATTTGGGGCTTGGAATGGGGAAcgcgcaattgattgggctttgaacggaagctgatgtttacttgaagtttgatttgtttatttcggTTGGGGAACCAAAAGCGGATCTCAAAACCAAAGACATAGGCAAGGGTAAAGACAAGGGCAAATGCGAAGATCGCTGAGattgaaattgtaaaattgtttataaatgcCATAAGAGGCctggtttcacgggttggatAACTTGCTGGGAGATAAAgtttttttccagtttttttGGTGGTGCCTTTCGGTcgtggaatttttaaatggatttaagtTTTGGTTCGCATTGTTTTGTGTTATCTATAAATTTCCCGCAGATAGCCGCGAACGTCTCGGCGAAAGCGCTTTCATCGATGGATGTTCCTGCAAGTGGTGAGAGTCTTAATTTTTGCAGTTAAATGTTAATAAGAAAACTCAAGGCGGCGTAAAGAAAAGAATGCCGTGCAATCAGGCAGATCGAGAGTTCAAGATCCCTCATTCTGACTTTTTAAcaattgttttcttttgatttatgatttttatttgatttttttatgaGTATTCCTTGCATCTTTAATTATattgcaatttaaattgtatttcgGCCACAGCAAAGGGATAACTATCGCCCAGTTTTGTAGTGATTTTGATTGTAGTTTAAAGTTTCGTGATTGCATTTCAAACTAAATTTATCTAATTTAATCGTAcccatattttaattacaaaattcTGCATGTTTAGTACTAAGATAGATAaccatgtttatttattttcttagctGGTAAAAAAACCTTCATAATGAACTGAATAAACAGTCTGTTGCCGCAGCTGCAATGATTCCGCGATAGGGTAGCTTGCGCTCGAAGGGGTCGTTCGAACGCATGGAAAGGAATGACCAATGGTTGGGTGGGTATTTAGGGACCTCGGGAACATCTAGtgagttcagtttgagattcAGCCAGAGTACATGGGGAAGTTTTTGACTTcccttttaatatttatgtggTATTGCTCATTCCCGAGCTTAGCTTGTCCGGCACGCTATATAAGATTTCGTTTACCATTATCAATAGGCACTTCATGGTTGGCAAGCATTTGTTTACTGTTTGTCTCGTACCCTGACAAATTTAACTTGGTTCTACAATCTTATGGAAAAACACACGATCTTCATCAACCCACTACTACAACGTGAAGAATCAAATATTGTCCATCAATCCAAAGAATACCAACTCATTTACCATACTCCATGAATTTCATATGACGATGATGGAGGGAAAACATTTGGCGTTTTAGCAGAAGCATACTCATAGACATGTGGTATTTGTGAGCAGTACCAAAAGATATGAACAATTTGGATTTAGATCTATTGAAATACGACTTATCTAGTCTTCATGCATGGATACGATTCGTTAAATGTGTTTTGCATATATCCTACAGACTTTCATTCAAGAAATGGCAAGTTCGGGGTGTAAGCCTAAGGTGGAAGCTAGAAAAACCAAAATACAGAACGAGGTTAGGATGCATATTGGCGTATTAGTGGACATACCAATGGCTGGTAGTGGCAATACCAACAATGGTAATACTGCTAGACGTTTTTTCAGTCAACCTGATTTGGTAGCTCGCATTACGGGAGTTAGCGAGGCACTTATTTAAGTAATAATTTTACGTGCCTTAACTTGTGGATATGAAATCAATATTGATGCATTCAGTTCATATGCCATGAAAACAGCTACAATGTTTTTCAACTTATATCAATGGTATTACTTGCTATCTTCTGTCCATAAGATATTAATACATGTTGCAGACATCATAAATGATGTGGGTCTTCCTATTGGAATGATGTCTGACGAAGCTCTTGAAGCCCGAAATAAGGATTGCCGGAATATACGGAAGAATCATTCtcgaaaaaataatagatGTGGTACAATGAAAGATGTTATGCACGCCTTGATGGTATCTTCTTATCCACTAATCTCAGCGAAGTCTAATCATTTTGATAACGTCGTTAATGTACTACTTatcaattttccaaaaataaataatgattcTGATTGTTCTGATTCAGATTAAATGTCACAGTATATATGTAGGAAACCacatttgttaaaaaaaggATATAACGGAAActtaccaatttaaaaaatgtcttaTTTACACTATATGTATATGaatttgttacatttttataggGGCTGTGGAAAATAACTAACGTATCACGATGCAATGCACGATTTAAGTAAAATAGGCTAAAAACTTTAAGTACAATGTTTCATTGAAATATCTATTCATTTACTCGAGTTATTACTAAAATTCCGCTAGTAGGCTTTTGGACCCACTGTGCAACGGTGCTCAAATAATTGTAGATAGGCTTTAGTTTGAGGGATTGCCACATTTTGGCAAAAAGAATTTAAGTAGTGTGTTGCAGAGTAACTAAAGTGAGCCTTGCATTTGTTGCGTTACTGATCCCAATTGGTGATGTTTTTATGGACTTGGTTTGAAACTAAATATGTGTCTTTAAGGGATAATGatcttttccctttaaaacataaacataaaaacaacCCAAGGGTAATGTAAGAACAATAGCTTGTTGTGAATGCCTTTAAAATCGAGAAGCTCATATCTTGTTTGGTATAAgactttaaattataaaaatatttaataaatggCTTGGGGTAAGAAATATTCATCAGGTTGGCATTAATATGATATAACGTCAGGACTAGTATCGTTTATCAAAAGTTGTAGTTAGTAATAATTGTTAAAGTAACAATTTATGTTTCATTAATCATTTATGTTCTTCGGTGGCAGCGATTTAAATTTAGTCATTATATAGACAAAATTATTGATATGAACTTTTGTTTCGAGTGATCACAGTCAGGGATCAAAAACCTACGCAGAAAAAAAATGCgtcaagatcaatttgatatgagcatcgtaagtttgtgttttttcgacaaatatcaattttatcttgaaataatgtcaaattgatacctaaatatttaatttttcgaattttctcttttcgaatattttttgacatcgaaaaagaggggatagagcaatatggcggcCTTAATTAAGTGAGTGGAAGCGAAGTAGACCTATCCGAAATTCGACTTGGCTTACTTCAAACATATTGtctcgcttgcactaacaTAGATTTCATGGCTTTTGAACTTAACGCCCGCGGAAAACGTTGTGCGATAGACTAGCTGGTAAGGTGTCTTTCTCTGATGCTGAAAGTCCCAGGTTCAAATACGCTCCAAGGCAGAGTATGCTTTAtgtgtttaaatataatatctaaaatgtccttataattgtttataacaaagctgcatttaaataatttcagatttcaatacaaaaaataaaaataaatttgtcacgGTGAGGACTCGAACCACTAACCCTCAGGCCCGTGTATCAAAAAGGAAGCGCTAGCCCTCTAAGCCAACGCTTGATTTGTCAAAGCTTTTTTCTGGAAAAAAGTGATaccgctaatgtaaaaatgatattaccgaTTATCGTTTTTGACATTTcgatcatatcaaattgataatGTGACATATCAGGTCCGAATTGATACTGGATTTCATTAAATTGACCATCATATCAATTTCTTTTTCTGTATAGGCACAGTTAGTTCACTTACCCTTGTAtcaacaggaactgctgctgctaggttagtaattttttattaataaactgggcacagacggaaTTGAAACCCTCATTGCGCTGTTTAAGAGCTCCTGTGATATTtaataggctgtctcgagtctgcttcataacgccgctcatctcaactgCCATTTCTTTGCAAAACCCACATGAACACATGAGACCAGAATAAGGATCAATAAAGTCGTTAACCGTGCCAGCATATCATGCATAGCATCATCAAATCGCATAGCCAGCAGAAAATAAAAGGGTCATTAGTTGAAGACGTAAggttaaaatttttctttgaaCAGACCATggcttaataatataatatattgcCTCTTTATAAGTTggaaacaaatgaaataaaatgtgaaaaaatacctcaagtaaatttggcactgggatcaaattcaaaagccACAAAGGCAAAAAACACAATTATAATAAGAGCGAAAGTTTGCGTATTAAATCGTAATGTATGGGAGCACAAGAGACAAAtcttctatcgactgagcatGACTTGTGTGACACTTATAACTTTACGCAGGAACAATTACAATATAAAGTAAGCAAGAGAGAAAGAGTAAGAGAATAGCACagaaaaagtctaccagaagTTCAGCAGGTTCAGAGAGAGTGTAAATTACAGTTATAATACAGATTGGGgtaataaaagagttttaggaagtttagagagagagaaagagagagagagagagagaatgAGAGAGTTAACAGAAATGTGACCTACAAAGAAATATCCGTTTATTGGGAAATCAATTCAAAATTACTAACTCAACTAttaggctaagctttgtaaataaaaacacacaaGACACTCGCAAaaaatcacttaaaaaaacaagaaaggaaattaactttggcaagccgaagtttgtatacccttgcagctataaaaaataatcagtaaatttattaaattgaattcgaaattctttaaaatataaaaatttatattcccaatattaaaagataatatgtcaaaaagccccaaagctataatttgttcacAATATTTCCTACCAATTATcatatcgttcctatgacagctatatgatatagtcgtccgattttaataaatttaattcgaaattcaaaaccaaataaaaaattttatttccaagcgtaggaagatatatgttaaaaaacaccaaagatataatttttcaatattattttaccacaaattttctgattgttcctataagagctatatgatacagtcgtccgattttgataaaaatttaattcgaaattcagaactaatttaaaaatgttatatcccagcttagaaggttatatgttaaaaaacagcgaaggtataattttttttaaattttttcccgatagttcct is part of the Drosophila biarmipes strain raj3 chromosome 2R, RU_DBia_V1.1, whole genome shotgun sequence genome and encodes:
- the LOC122818013 gene encoding uncharacterized protein LOC122818013, which encodes MPLLPEKKNVESVFSVGEVNVFLKVCKVQSLARVTKDHLLYVWRYRKKRKYSQEVSCGSGPLTLIGVYQAAGKIGSRKRGKSPLRVPAAAFAFGRRTNPLRLVKF